One segment of Palaemon carinicauda isolate YSFRI2023 chromosome 35, ASM3689809v2, whole genome shotgun sequence DNA contains the following:
- the LOC137627341 gene encoding microtubule-associated protein futsch-like — MALIFGLVKQAYGRDRPASEAQRVRPASYAQRVRPASEAQRVRPASEAQRVRPASEAQRVRPASEAQRVRPASEAQRDRPASEAQRDRPASEAQRDRPASEAQRDRPASEAQRDRPASEAQRDRPASEAQRVRPASEAQRDRPASEAQRVRPASEAQRDRPASEAQRVRPASEAQRDRPASEAQRVRPASEAQRDRPASEAQRVRPASEAQRDRPASEAQRDRPASEAQRDRPASEAQRDRPASEAQRDRPASEAQRDRPASEAQRDRPASEAQRDRPASEAQRDRPASEAQRDRPASEAQRDRPASEAQRDRPASEAQRDRPASEAQRDRPASEAQRDRPASEAQRDRPASEAQRDRPASEAQRDRPASEAQRDRPASEAQRDRPASEAQRDRPASEAQRDRPASEAQRDRPASEAQRDRPASEAQRDRPASEAQRDRPASEAQRDRPASEAQRDRPASEAQRDRPASEAQRDRPASEAQRDRPASEAQRDRPASEAQRDRPASEAQRDRPASEAQRVRPASEAQRVRPASEAQRDRPASEAQRVRPASEAQRVRPASEAQRDRPASEAQRVRPASEAQRVRPASEAQRVRPASEAQRDRPASEAQRDRPASEAQRDRPASEAQRDRPASEAQRDRPASEAQRDRPASEAQRDRPASEAQRVRPASEAQRDRPASEAQRVRPASEAQRDRPASEAQRVRPASEAQRDRPASEAQRVRPASEAQRDRPASEAQRVRPASEAQRDRPAS, encoded by the exons ATGGCATTGATTTTCGGATTAGTGAAACAGGCTTATGGG CGAGACCGGCCTGCCTCGGAAGCACAGCGAGTCCGGCCTGCCTCGTACGCACAGCGAGTCCGGCCTGCCTCGGAAGCACAGCGAGTCCGGCCTGCCTCGGAAGCACAGCGAGTCCGGCCTGCCTCGGAAGCACAGCGAGTCCGGCCTGCCTCGGAAGCACAGCGAGTCCGGCCTGCCTCGGAAGCACAGCGAGACCGGCCTGCCTCGGAAGCACAGCGAGACCGGCCTGCCTCGGAAGCACAGCGAGACCGGCCTGCCTCGGAAGCACAGCGAGACCGGCCTGCCTCGGAAGCACAGCGAGACCGGCCTGCCTCGGAAGCACAGCGAGACCGGCCTGCCTCGGAAGCACAGCGAGTCCGGCCTGCCTCGGAAGCACAGCGAGACCGGCCTGCCTCGGAAGCACAGCGAGTCCGGCCTGCCTCGGAAGCACAGCGAGACCGGCCTGCCTCGGAAGCACAGCGAGTCCGGCCTGCCTCGGAAGCACAGCGAGACCGGCCTGCCTCGGAAGCACAGCGAGTCCGGCCTGCCTCGGAAGCACAGCGAGACCGGCCTGCCTCGGAAGCACAGCGAGTCCGGCCTGCCTCGGAAGCACAGCGAGACCGGCCTGCCTCGGAAGCACAGCGAGACCGGCCTGCCTCGGAAGCACAGCGAGACCGGCCTGCCTCGGAAGCACAGCGAGACCGGCCTGCCTCGGAAGCACAGCGAGACCGGCCTGCCTCGGAAGCACAGCGAGACCGGCCTGCCTCGGAAGCACAGCGAGACCGGCCTGCCTCGGAAGCACAGCGAGACCGGCCTGCCTCGGAAGCACAGCGAGACCGGCCTGCCTCGGAAGCACAGCGAGACCGGCCTGCCTCGGAAGCACAGCGAGACCGGCCTGCCTCGGAAGCACAGCGAGACCGGCCTGCCTCGGAAGCACAGCGAGACCGGCCTGCCTCGGAAGCACAGCGAGACCGGCCTGCCTCGGAAGCACAGCGAGACCGGCCTGCCTCGGAAGCACAGCGAGACCGGCCTGCCTCGGAAGCACAGCGAGACCGGCCTGCCTCGGAAGCACAGCGAGACCGGCCTGCCTCGGAAGCACAGCGAGACCGGCCTGCCTCGGAAGCACAGCGAGACCGGCCTGCCTCGGAAGCACAGCGAGACCGGCCTGCCTCGGAAGCACAGCGAGACCGGCCTGCCTCGGAAGCACAGCGAGACCGGCCTGCCTCGGAAGCACAGCGAGACCGGCCTGCCTCGGAAGCACAGCGAGACCGGCCTGCCTCGGAAGCACAGCGAGACCGGCCTGCCTCGGAAGCACAGCGAGACCGGCCTGCCTCGGAAGCACAGCGAGACCGGCCTGCCTCGGAAGCACAGCGAGACCGGCCTGCCTCGGAAGCACAGCGAGACCGGCCTGCCTCGGAAGCACAGCGAGACCGGCCTGCCTCGGAAGCACAGCGAGACCGGCCTGCCTCGGAAGCACAGCGAGACCGGCCTGCCTCGGAAGCACAGCGAGACCGGCCTGCCTCGGAAGCACAGCGAGTCCGGCCTGCCTCGGAAGCACAGCGAGTCCGGCCTGCCTCGGAAGCACAGCGAGACCGGCCTGCCTCGGAAGCACAGCGAGTCCGGCCTGCCTCGGAAGCACAGCGAGTCCGGCCTGCCTCGGAAGCACAGCGAGACCGGCCTGCCTCGGAAGCACAGCGAGTCCGGCCTGCCTCGGAAGCACAGCGAGTCCGGCCTGCCTCGGAAGCACAGCGAGTCCGGCCTGCCTCGGAAGCACAGCGAGACCGGCCTGCCTCGGAAGCACAGCGAGACCGGCCTGCCTCGGAAGCACAGCGAGACCGGCCTGCCTCGGAAGCACAGCGAGACCGGCCTGCCTCGGAAGCACAGCGAGACCGGCCTGCCTCGGAAGCACAGCGAGACCGGCCTGCCTCGGAAGCACAGCGAGACCGGCCTGCCTCGGAAGCACAGCGAGTCCGGCCTGCCTCGGAAGCACAGCGAGACCGGCCTGCCTCGGAAGCACAGCGAGTCCGGCCTGCCTCGGAAGCACAGCGAGACCGGCCTGCCTCGGAAGCACAGCGAGTCCGGCCTGCCTCGGAAGCACAGCGAGACCGGCCTGCCTCGGAAGCACAGCGAGTCCGGCCTGCCTCGGAAGCACAGCGAGACCGGCCTGCCTCGGAAGCACAGCGAGTCCGGCCTGCCTCGGAAGCACAGCGAGACCGGCCTGCCTCGTAA